Proteins from a genomic interval of Candidatus Binatia bacterium:
- a CDS encoding thiamine pyrophosphate-dependent enzyme, giving the protein MSGFKEIALRESCFRPGSTLCPGCMESIALQNVGRVSDNGLKTVFTLGTSCAEVSSLAFPNVVAWGRGDTPPDDFHKSFGIIHNVFESAPTLAEAARDVADLLADHGAFTHPVQVIAASGDGGAFAIGLRSFLHTIYRRSRVTLMVLVNEIFANTGFQYSPATTPFAETSTTPVGEASLGNPRPPLDYIHLAIAAGAGLVAQVSPAHPKLFVKTMERALACKETAVIFVPAPCISGWKFEDGETVRLATLGAQCGVFPVFVWEKGAGGSVKDCPQEVAERPAVEEFLGGQRRFHHLVQKGPDGRFVPRPGREADVQRMREWTQSNVDRLYSLSTLH; this is encoded by the coding sequence ATGAGCGGGTTCAAGGAAATCGCGCTGCGCGAATCGTGCTTCCGCCCCGGCTCGACGCTCTGCCCCGGGTGCATGGAGTCGATCGCGCTCCAGAACGTCGGACGCGTCTCGGACAACGGCCTGAAGACGGTCTTCACGCTGGGCACGTCGTGCGCCGAAGTCTCCAGCCTGGCCTTCCCGAACGTGGTCGCCTGGGGACGCGGCGACACGCCGCCCGACGACTTCCACAAATCGTTCGGCATCATCCACAACGTCTTCGAGAGCGCGCCCACGCTGGCCGAGGCCGCGCGCGACGTGGCCGATCTCCTGGCGGACCACGGCGCGTTCACGCACCCGGTCCAGGTGATCGCCGCGAGCGGCGACGGCGGCGCCTTCGCCATCGGGCTCCGCTCGTTCCTGCACACGATCTACCGGCGCAGCCGCGTCACGTTGATGGTGCTCGTGAATGAGATCTTCGCGAACACGGGCTTCCAATACAGCCCGGCTACGACCCCTTTCGCGGAGACCAGCACGACACCGGTGGGGGAGGCCTCCTTGGGCAACCCGAGGCCTCCCCTCGACTACATCCACCTGGCCATCGCCGCGGGCGCCGGGCTGGTGGCGCAGGTGAGCCCCGCGCACCCCAAGCTCTTCGTGAAGACGATGGAGCGAGCGCTGGCGTGCAAGGAAACCGCCGTCATCTTCGTCCCCGCCCCCTGCATCAGCGGGTGGAAGTTCGAGGATGGGGAGACCGTCCGGCTCGCCACGCTGGGCGCGCAGTGCGGCGTCTTCCCCGTCTTCGTGTGGGAAAAGGGCGCCGGCGGATCGGTGAAGGATTGTCCTCAGGAGGTCGCGGAGCGCCCCGCCGTCGAGGAGTTCCTCGGCGGACAGCGGCGGTTCCACCACCTGGTTCAGAAAGGACCCGACGGACGGTTCGTCCCGCGGCCCGGACGCGAGGCCGATGTGCAGAGGATGCGCGAGTGGACGCAATCGAACGTGGACCGGTTGTACAGCCTGAGCACGCTGCACTAG